Proteins from a single region of Abyssalbus ytuae:
- a CDS encoding prepilin-type N-terminal cleavage/methylation domain-containing protein, producing MKAKNKIKAFTLSEMMVAIVITLLVVGMAFSVLGLIRKHMNGIAYNLNKSTQINLLEQSLWINFNRYEFAEYKNSTLKLKNKIDSVTYHILKEKVIKNADTLNVKVYGITPFFNGKKIKSGKIDAIRLFLSGDDDKTIFVYKINNAAQYIN from the coding sequence TTGAAGGCGAAAAATAAAATAAAGGCGTTTACTTTAAGCGAAATGATGGTGGCCATTGTAATAACCTTACTGGTGGTAGGAATGGCATTTTCGGTTTTAGGCCTTATCAGGAAACATATGAACGGTATTGCCTATAATTTGAATAAATCTACCCAAATTAACTTACTTGAACAGTCATTATGGATTAACTTTAACCGCTATGAGTTTGCCGAATACAAAAATTCAACCCTTAAACTTAAAAATAAGATCGACTCTGTAACCTACCACATACTGAAGGAAAAAGTGATAAAGAATGCTGATACTTTAAATGTGAAAGTTTATGGCATCACCCCTTTTTTTAACGGAAAGAAAATAAAATCAGGTAAAATTGATGCTATTCGGTTATTTTTATCCGGAGATGATGACAAAACAATTTTTGTTTATAAAATTAACAATGCAGCACAGTATATAAATTAA
- a CDS encoding SusC/RagA family TonB-linked outer membrane protein — translation MYFKNNYNKITTKLLCLFLFVQLGWAKNTADSLKVNLDASNITLVEIFQELKTKTSYKFSYGEDILNDKTGYSISYHQQALAEIIKDLSEKANFIYNIKAKTILVKKNNTSNFQQKVTGVVLDNEGMPLPGANIIEAGTNNGVISDFDGKFIITLTTPNPVLEVSFIGFETIKIPVNGRTDIIVTMNVVASSLEEVVVVGYGSQTKADLTGAITQVREESFAPGNNISAENLIQGKVAGVRIVNTSGEPGAGINVTIRGVGSIRSGSTPLFVVDGVPLTNDNVSAEGPNVGFGSSGAKNPLNFLNTSDIESINVLKDASAAAIYGARGSNGVIIITTKKGNKGEATLTFDSYLGFSRVANKLDVLNADEYRNAISDDSFDHGANTDWQDVIYREAVTKNNSLSFAKQTKNGNYYMSLGNMDQEGIINNSKFKRTSGRINVAESFLDDQRLQIKTNLIASETIDKGVPTSDDGGSDGQLVIHTLMANPTRPVFDPDGNYHNFNMNAHYNPAYLLSIYEDETTTLRVLGNVEASLRILPGLEYKLNYGIDRSKSERNTTIYPNFTDRNPNGKYVQNNNEAKSTLIEHYLTYNNFFAEKHKLEVLGGFSYQKFEVSGTSFSVDGISEKGDGVPPAYDPGFAGVQSGVTGFAQENELQSFFGRINYSYDSKYLLTASLRADGSTRFGENNKYGYFPSFAVGWNISNETFMKDVNALTNLKFRASWGQTGNQEVQNKITQASYALSGADGYYLYDDLNLVNGVSVSRTPNPDLKWEVVTQFNVGIDFNLWNSKLYGTLDYFNKTTTDAILNIPSQALSPTDNIWVNIDGEIVNKGLEFMVGSQLLDTDDFSLSVDFNGATLDNEIKNLPVSEILSGGISGPGQSGVLANIYKSGYAAGSFYLLEHAGFDENGFDVFKDNSGDGTIGSDDRIIIEGALPTFTYGFNTQMKYKNFDLSLSFIGQTGGYLVNNTGLNALNINNLASDRNVAKNYYDSGANPANSPQLSTLYLEKSDFLRLNSARLGYNLKTDTINWIQGINLYVTGQNLFTITNYSGYDPLINSPKSSGGNQSLGIDYASYPTSRTFILGATLKF, via the coding sequence ATGTATTTTAAAAATAATTATAATAAAATTACTACAAAACTCCTCTGCCTCTTTTTATTCGTTCAGCTTGGTTGGGCAAAAAATACAGCAGACTCTCTAAAAGTAAACCTGGATGCCAGTAACATAACCCTCGTGGAAATTTTTCAGGAATTAAAAACCAAAACTTCGTACAAGTTCAGTTATGGAGAAGATATTTTAAACGATAAAACCGGTTACTCAATAAGTTATCATCAACAGGCATTAGCCGAAATAATTAAAGATTTATCAGAAAAAGCAAATTTCATCTATAACATCAAAGCAAAAACAATTCTCGTAAAGAAAAACAATACAAGTAATTTTCAACAAAAAGTAACGGGAGTCGTTTTAGATAATGAAGGTATGCCTTTACCGGGGGCAAACATTATTGAAGCGGGTACCAACAATGGGGTTATATCAGATTTTGATGGAAAATTTATCATCACCCTAACTACTCCTAACCCCGTGCTTGAAGTTTCATTTATCGGTTTTGAAACTATAAAAATACCTGTGAATGGAAGAACAGACATTATTGTTACCATGAATGTGGTGGCTTCCTCCCTGGAAGAAGTGGTAGTAGTTGGATACGGAAGCCAGACAAAAGCCGATTTAACCGGCGCTATAACACAAGTAAGGGAAGAAAGCTTTGCTCCCGGAAACAATATTTCCGCTGAAAATTTAATTCAGGGAAAAGTCGCCGGGGTAAGAATTGTCAATACCAGCGGAGAACCCGGAGCCGGTATTAATGTAACCATACGCGGGGTAGGATCTATAAGAAGCGGAAGTACTCCCCTTTTTGTAGTTGATGGTGTTCCGTTAACTAATGACAATGTAAGTGCAGAAGGCCCTAATGTTGGTTTCGGATCTTCAGGAGCCAAAAACCCATTAAATTTTCTGAATACTTCAGATATTGAATCCATCAACGTTTTAAAAGATGCCTCAGCAGCCGCAATATATGGAGCAAGAGGCTCTAACGGTGTTATTATCATTACCACCAAAAAAGGAAATAAAGGAGAAGCCACTTTAACGTTCGATTCTTATCTGGGCTTTTCACGGGTAGCAAATAAACTGGATGTACTTAATGCTGATGAATACAGAAATGCTATTTCTGATGATTCATTTGACCATGGAGCAAATACCGACTGGCAGGATGTAATTTATCGTGAAGCTGTCACAAAAAACAACAGTCTGTCTTTTGCCAAACAAACCAAAAACGGTAATTATTATATGTCATTAGGCAATATGGATCAGGAGGGTATTATAAATAATAGCAAATTTAAACGTACTTCCGGCAGAATTAATGTGGCCGAATCTTTTCTGGATGATCAGCGTTTACAAATTAAAACCAACTTAATAGCCAGTGAAACCATAGATAAAGGTGTTCCTACGAGTGATGACGGAGGCTCAGACGGGCAACTGGTAATTCATACCCTCATGGCAAATCCCACCCGCCCGGTATTTGACCCTGACGGAAACTATCACAATTTCAATATGAACGCCCACTACAATCCCGCTTATTTGTTGAGCATTTATGAAGATGAAACCACTACGCTCAGGGTATTGGGAAATGTTGAAGCATCCTTACGCATTTTACCAGGTTTGGAATATAAGTTAAATTACGGTATAGACCGGTCAAAATCCGAAAGAAACACTACCATTTATCCAAACTTTACCGATCGTAACCCGAACGGAAAATATGTACAGAATAACAACGAAGCAAAAAGCACTTTAATTGAACATTACCTCACATATAATAACTTTTTTGCAGAAAAACATAAATTGGAAGTTTTAGGAGGTTTTTCTTATCAAAAGTTTGAAGTCTCCGGAACCAGTTTCAGTGTAGATGGAATAAGTGAAAAAGGAGATGGAGTACCTCCTGCATACGATCCCGGTTTTGCCGGTGTACAATCAGGAGTGACAGGATTTGCACAGGAAAACGAACTTCAATCATTTTTTGGCAGGATTAATTACTCTTATGACAGTAAATATCTTTTAACAGCTTCGTTAAGAGCCGATGGTTCTACCCGTTTTGGGGAAAACAATAAATATGGCTACTTCCCATCGTTTGCAGTGGGATGGAATATCTCCAACGAAACTTTTATGAAAGACGTAAATGCCCTGACCAATCTTAAATTTAGGGCTAGCTGGGGCCAAACCGGTAATCAGGAAGTACAAAATAAAATAACTCAGGCCAGTTATGCTCTTTCCGGAGCTGATGGTTATTATCTGTATGATGATTTAAATTTAGTAAACGGGGTATCCGTTTCCAGAACTCCAAATCCTGATTTAAAGTGGGAAGTAGTAACCCAATTCAATGTGGGAATAGATTTTAACCTGTGGAACAGTAAATTATACGGAACTTTAGATTACTTCAACAAAACAACTACCGATGCAATTCTTAATATTCCTTCACAGGCCTTGAGCCCAACCGATAATATTTGGGTAAATATCGATGGAGAAATAGTTAATAAAGGTTTAGAATTTATGGTGGGATCTCAACTGTTAGATACTGATGATTTTTCACTCTCGGTAGATTTTAATGGGGCTACCCTTGATAATGAAATTAAAAATTTACCAGTTTCCGAAATTTTATCCGGGGGAATTTCCGGGCCGGGGCAATCGGGGGTTTTGGCTAATATTTATAAAAGCGGTTATGCTGCCGGTTCTTTTTATCTTCTGGAACATGCCGGTTTTGACGAAAATGGCTTTGATGTCTTCAAAGATAATAGTGGCGACGGTACCATAGGCAGTGACGACCGCATTATTATAGAAGGAGCCCTTCCAACATTCACCTATGGGTTTAATACCCAGATGAAATATAAAAACTTTGATCTTTCTTTATCATTTATCGGACAAACGGGAGGTTATTTAGTCAACAACACCGGCTTAAATGCACTGAATATTAATAATCTGGCATCCGACAGGAACGTGGCCAAAAACTACTACGATTCAGGTGCCAACCCTGCCAATTCACCTCAATTATCAACTTTATATTTAGAAAAATCTGACTTTTTAAGATTAAACAGTGCCCGCCTGGGATACAATTTGAAGACCGATACTATAAACTGGATACAGGGAATAAACCTTTATGTTACAGGTCAAAACCTGTTTACAATTACAAATTATAGTGGGTACGATCCGCTAATAAACAGTCCGAAATCCAGTGGAGGAAATCAATCTTTAGGAATAGACTATGCCAGCTATCCGACTTCGAGAACATTTATTCTTGGTGCAACTTTAAAATTTTAA
- a CDS encoding phosphatidylinositol-specific phospholipase C1-like protein: protein MKDILFCTLFLLLFSCNNKKENSKIKLNQIQVIGSHNSYKKPIDTALFEFLKSKDSTNKLQSLEYAHIPIPEQLNMGVRNLEIDVYSDTLGGKYAHPKGLDLISTHSEYDVKGEMKKPGFKVFHVLDIDFNSHYFTLESCLKDIKEWSDTNPFHYPVFITLEAKDGETGIPGTEPESFTTRLFDKLDTQIIQRLGKDKLIIPDDVRDNFSTLEEAVLNNNWPSLEDAKGKFLFILDNAGRKKDLYTQNHPSLKNRVMFVNSPEGTPEAAAMIINNPLDERIPELIKKGYLIRTRADAGTKEARENDYSRFEAAKKSGAQIITTDYYKSSSFFNSTYHISFKDSTYVRNNPVNYPSVKK from the coding sequence ATGAAAGATATTTTATTCTGCACCCTTTTTCTGCTGTTATTTTCCTGTAATAATAAAAAGGAAAACAGTAAAATAAAACTAAACCAAATACAAGTTATAGGTTCTCACAACAGTTACAAAAAACCTATTGATACAGCCCTGTTTGAGTTTCTAAAAAGCAAAGATTCTACCAACAAATTACAAAGTCTGGAATATGCACATATTCCTATACCGGAACAGTTAAATATGGGGGTGCGCAATTTGGAAATAGATGTATATTCCGATACCTTAGGCGGAAAATATGCTCATCCCAAAGGGTTAGATTTAATTTCAACCCATAGTGAATATGACGTGAAAGGTGAAATGAAAAAACCCGGATTTAAAGTTTTTCATGTGCTGGATATTGATTTCAACAGTCATTATTTCACTTTAGAATCCTGTTTAAAGGACATAAAAGAATGGTCTGACACTAACCCTTTTCACTATCCGGTTTTTATCACCCTTGAGGCCAAAGACGGAGAAACCGGTATACCGGGTACAGAACCTGAATCATTCACAACCCGTTTATTTGATAAACTGGATACACAAATTATACAAAGACTGGGTAAAGATAAATTAATCATTCCCGACGATGTAAGGGATAATTTCAGTACCCTTGAAGAGGCTGTATTAAATAACAACTGGCCGTCTCTTGAAGATGCAAAAGGAAAGTTTTTATTTATTCTGGATAATGCCGGCCGGAAAAAGGATTTATACACCCAAAATCATCCTTCATTAAAAAACCGGGTAATGTTTGTAAATTCTCCTGAAGGGACTCCGGAAGCTGCAGCAATGATAATTAATAATCCTCTGGATGAAAGAATTCCGGAACTTATTAAAAAAGGGTACCTTATAAGAACCCGGGCAGACGCCGGAACAAAAGAAGCCCGTGAAAACGATTATTCCCGTTTTGAGGCAGCTAAAAAATCGGGAGCCCAGATAATTACCACCGATTATTACAAATCAAGCAGTTTTTTTAATTCTACTTACCACATAAGTTTTAAGGATAGTACTTATGTTAGAAATAATCCGGTAAATTATCCCTCCGTTAAAAAATAA
- a CDS encoding type II secretion system F family protein — protein MSFNLDNISQSEKAAIKKDDRLASFLKKEITIFGKSFSSKKKEDFYTELSVLLKAGITLKEALSLLAENQKSKKHREFINNITSGIVMGQSFSETIEYKKDFTEYEFYSLKIGEETGTLEKVCEQLGNFYSGKNEQKRNLISALTYPVIIVATAVLIVGFMLRFVVPMFQDIFKQNQVELPAITQFIVNLSGFVKNYGWMLAILIIAFLFLKRLFAGKQWFKKYKGLLLLKIPLIGPFAKNVYLSQFTQAVSLLTSSKVPIVNSIQLVKKMIDFYPLQKALNEVEINVLKGKSLSESLKKAGLFDSKMVSLVKVAEETNQTEFIFERLNQQYSIEVRQKSKMLSTVMEPLIILFVGVIVAVILIAMYLPMFKLSNVLG, from the coding sequence ATGTCTTTTAACCTCGATAACATATCACAATCTGAAAAGGCCGCTATTAAGAAAGACGACCGATTAGCTTCATTTTTAAAAAAAGAAATCACAATTTTCGGAAAATCCTTTTCCTCCAAAAAAAAAGAAGATTTTTATACCGAATTAAGTGTATTGTTAAAAGCAGGCATTACCTTAAAAGAAGCATTGTCACTACTGGCTGAAAATCAGAAAAGCAAAAAACATCGGGAATTTATAAATAACATTACTTCCGGCATAGTAATGGGACAAAGTTTTTCTGAAACCATAGAATACAAAAAAGATTTTACTGAATACGAATTTTATTCTTTAAAGATAGGGGAAGAAACCGGTACTCTTGAAAAAGTATGTGAACAATTAGGTAATTTTTACTCCGGGAAAAATGAACAAAAAAGAAACCTTATTTCTGCACTCACCTATCCGGTTATTATCGTAGCAACAGCAGTTCTTATTGTAGGTTTTATGCTGCGTTTTGTCGTTCCTATGTTTCAGGATATATTTAAACAGAACCAGGTGGAACTGCCTGCCATAACCCAATTTATTGTGAACCTCTCGGGGTTTGTAAAAAATTATGGATGGATGTTAGCTATATTAATAATTGCCTTCCTCTTTCTGAAAAGGCTTTTTGCCGGTAAACAGTGGTTTAAAAAATATAAAGGATTATTATTACTGAAAATTCCCCTCATAGGCCCATTTGCTAAAAACGTATACCTTTCCCAATTCACCCAGGCTGTTTCGCTACTTACTTCATCTAAAGTTCCTATTGTAAACAGCATACAGCTTGTAAAAAAAATGATTGACTTTTATCCCTTGCAAAAGGCTCTTAATGAAGTAGAAATAAATGTACTTAAAGGAAAAAGTCTGAGTGAAAGTTTAAAAAAAGCAGGGTTGTTTGACAGTAAAATGGTTTCATTGGTAAAAGTAGCCGAAGAAACCAATCAGACCGAATTCATTTTTGAAAGGTTAAATCAGCAATACAGTATAGAGGTCCGGCAAAAATCCAAAATGCTGTCTACCGTCATGGAACCCCTTATCATTTTATTTGTCGGTGTTATTGTGGCAGTTATTTTAATTGCCATGTACCTACCTATGTTTAAGTTAAGTAACGTTTTAGGGTAG
- a CDS encoding RagB/SusD family nutrient uptake outer membrane protein has translation MKLKRIFKTKNIIPVITALFLASCTDLEEVVLDEVLGDDATSVDGSLAAAYDRLGDKTFVDHGGVFAMQEYTTDVAMLPTRGSDWGDGGKWRSMHEFTWAPDNAIVTSTWNWLTNGITRSLTAIKTAYESNDPQSNLFLAEARGLLAFYTYTTLDLFGQAPYRDPYTADNSLQIKQADTAIDELILEVESIIPDLASLGEQSTHNGRFTKEAAYGLLAKMYLNRAVFKDRYNENSAFNFNEKSVDGNDTDMDKVIYYTSLLIDSGKFNLETNFFKNFSTDNSGGSELIFVVVQKIDNIRNGDNDFGYVCVARNQRPSPKNRGTNASCTTPEFYASWEDNHDDPRFHRHVQYSDGTWFMNDGTTGSVPATDIVPNSDGLPWFHFNSGFMAGPQYGPLLTQDGQFEMTDDNRIKVSELYMEKSSTTRMDFTPELNFDDPSLAIFAQNQINRGVRIFKFEHDPEEGNGSSKIDIPLIRLGGIYTMRAEAYFRKGETGLSLADINTLRTSRTREALFNNEPGTPIASINEEILYKELGYEMYWEMHRRPQMIRFGKFDEAYTAKPKSDPTRRVFPIPQETIDVTKEFTQNDGY, from the coding sequence ATGAAATTAAAAAGAATCTTTAAAACTAAAAATATCATACCTGTAATAACTGCTTTATTTTTAGCAAGTTGTACAGATTTAGAAGAAGTAGTACTCGATGAAGTGTTAGGTGATGATGCTACCAGCGTTGACGGTTCCCTGGCTGCAGCTTATGACAGGCTGGGAGATAAAACTTTTGTAGATCATGGAGGTGTTTTTGCCATGCAGGAGTATACCACTGATGTTGCCATGTTACCAACACGGGGAAGTGACTGGGGAGACGGTGGTAAATGGCGTTCCATGCATGAGTTTACCTGGGCTCCCGACAATGCTATTGTTACATCAACCTGGAATTGGCTCACCAATGGTATAACCAGGTCTCTTACGGCAATAAAAACCGCCTATGAAAGTAACGACCCTCAAAGTAATTTATTCCTGGCTGAAGCCAGAGGATTATTAGCTTTTTATACCTATACTACACTCGATTTATTTGGTCAGGCTCCTTACCGGGATCCTTACACAGCCGATAATTCTTTACAAATAAAACAGGCCGATACTGCCATTGATGAACTTATACTGGAAGTAGAATCCATTATACCGGATTTAGCATCTTTGGGCGAACAATCAACTCATAACGGAAGGTTCACAAAAGAAGCCGCCTATGGTTTACTTGCCAAAATGTACTTAAACAGAGCCGTATTTAAAGATCGTTACAATGAAAACTCTGCTTTTAATTTTAATGAAAAATCAGTGGATGGTAATGATACCGATATGGATAAAGTAATTTATTATACCTCTTTACTTATAGATTCAGGGAAATTTAATCTTGAAACTAATTTCTTTAAAAACTTTTCCACCGATAATTCAGGAGGCTCCGAGCTTATTTTTGTAGTAGTACAGAAAATTGATAATATTCGCAATGGCGATAATGATTTTGGTTATGTATGTGTAGCCCGTAACCAAAGGCCATCTCCAAAAAACAGGGGAACGAATGCATCGTGTACTACTCCTGAATTTTATGCAAGCTGGGAAGATAACCATGATGACCCGAGGTTTCACAGACATGTTCAGTATAGCGATGGTACATGGTTTATGAATGATGGTACTACCGGAAGTGTACCCGCCACGGATATTGTTCCAAACAGCGACGGATTACCCTGGTTTCACTTTAATTCTGGTTTTATGGCAGGCCCTCAATACGGCCCCCTGCTTACTCAGGACGGCCAGTTTGAAATGACCGATGATAACCGTATTAAAGTTTCGGAATTATACATGGAAAAAAGCAGTACTACCCGTATGGATTTTACTCCGGAATTGAATTTTGACGATCCTTCCCTCGCTATCTTTGCCCAAAACCAGATAAACAGAGGAGTGCGCATTTTTAAATTTGAACACGATCCGGAAGAAGGAAACGGTTCTTCTAAAATTGATATTCCTTTAATTCGCCTTGGAGGTATCTACACCATGAGAGCCGAAGCCTATTTCAGAAAAGGAGAAACAGGACTCTCTCTTGCTGATATTAATACCTTACGGACAAGCCGTACCAGGGAAGCTCTTTTCAACAATGAGCCCGGTACTCCGATAGCATCTATTAATGAAGAAATACTTTATAAAGAATTGGGATACGAAATGTACTGGGAAATGCATAGACGGCCTCAAATGATCCGCTTTGGAAAGTTTGACGAGGCGTATACGGCAAAACCAAAATCTGACCCTACCAGAAGAGTTTTTCCAATTCCGCAGGAAACAATAGATGTAACCAAAGAATTTACTCAAAATGATGGTTATTAA
- a CDS encoding FecR family protein, which yields MKKVTHILEHLIKKYLNNNINEDEKKLLDNFVRHAYKNTSWNDYITGNKEESENKILDRINNTLSNNRVKKLNYIRYSAVAVLILFFGVAVLFNGSSVFTKNKIVATGIEIDTLKLTDGSIVYLSPNTNIEFPLRFGNKKREVTLLKGNAFFKIARDTGKPFIIKSKDITTKVLGTSFNISLKQHTSEVSVATGKVNVSVQHQNVDLTPNEQAVFSLVNKSLTKNIIDNHFIFSWYNKDFEFENSALEEVTALLEYKFGIAFVFEDEKLKQERLTVFIDKKDNLKTLLTQLNYITQLKFEKKENEISVTTFN from the coding sequence TTGAAAAAAGTAACTCATATTTTAGAACATCTTATTAAGAAATATTTAAACAATAATATTAATGAAGACGAAAAAAAACTCCTCGATAATTTTGTCCGTCATGCCTATAAAAACACCTCATGGAATGATTATATAACAGGAAATAAAGAAGAAAGTGAAAACAAGATTTTAGATAGAATCAACAATACTCTCAGTAATAATAGAGTAAAAAAATTAAATTATATAAGATATTCGGCAGTAGCCGTGTTAATTCTGTTTTTTGGTGTAGCAGTATTATTTAACGGCAGTTCTGTATTTACAAAAAACAAAATAGTTGCCACCGGTATAGAAATAGATACTTTAAAACTTACTGACGGAAGTATAGTTTACCTGAGCCCTAACACAAATATAGAATTTCCGTTACGATTTGGCAATAAAAAAAGAGAAGTAACCCTATTAAAAGGAAATGCTTTTTTTAAAATAGCACGCGATACCGGTAAACCTTTCATTATAAAATCCAAAGACATTACCACAAAAGTATTAGGGACTTCTTTTAATATTTCATTAAAACAACATACTTCAGAAGTTTCAGTGGCCACAGGTAAAGTAAATGTTTCCGTGCAACATCAAAATGTTGACCTGACTCCCAACGAACAGGCAGTTTTTTCTTTAGTAAACAAATCGCTTACAAAAAATATCATTGACAATCATTTTATTTTCAGTTGGTATAATAAAGATTTTGAATTTGAAAATTCTGCTTTGGAAGAGGTAACAGCACTGTTAGAATACAAATTCGGGATAGCATTTGTATTTGAAGATGAAAAATTAAAGCAAGAAAGACTTACCGTATTTATAGATAAAAAGGACAACCTGAAAACCCTGCTCACACAATTAAACTATATCACACAACTAAAATTTGAGAAAAAAGAAAATGAAATATCAGTTACGACTTTTAATTAA
- a CDS encoding RNA polymerase sigma factor gives MKITSEKELVNQLSHNSKEAFNSLYKIYWEKLYSFSFKMSGDKEFSENVVQDVFVDLWNKRKSLKITSSIEGYLVQAVKYQVFKSYRYKKFNPTVIESEFEKYLIENIPDNNSELIEKVYLAINKLSEKRKQILLMHKLQELDIEQISHELKISKQTVKNQLSSAIKQLRIDLKKVAYLFFI, from the coding sequence TTGAAGATCACCAGCGAAAAAGAATTAGTTAACCAGTTGTCTCATAACAGTAAAGAGGCTTTTAATTCCCTCTACAAAATTTATTGGGAAAAATTATACAGCTTTTCTTTTAAAATGAGTGGTGACAAAGAGTTTTCGGAAAATGTTGTACAGGATGTTTTTGTTGATTTATGGAATAAAAGAAAGTCTTTAAAAATAACCTCATCAATTGAAGGATATCTTGTACAAGCCGTAAAATACCAGGTTTTTAAAAGCTATCGGTACAAAAAATTTAATCCCACAGTAATTGAAAGTGAATTTGAAAAATACCTGATAGAAAACATTCCCGACAATAATTCCGAACTCATAGAAAAAGTCTATTTGGCTATCAATAAGCTGTCTGAAAAAAGAAAACAAATTCTCTTAATGCACAAATTACAGGAACTGGATATCGAGCAGATTTCCCACGAGCTGAAAATCTCAAAACAAACAGTAAAAAATCAGCTTTCCAGTGCCATTAAACAATTACGGATAGACCTTAAAAAAGTTGCTTACCTCTTTTTTATTTAA